GAGCGAACGCGGCAGGCGTCTGCGCCATCGCGTAGACCACGTACGAGCAGAGGGCGACCGCGGCGGACGCGACGAACACGGGCCTGCGGCCGACGGCGTCGGCGAATCCCCCGGTGGGCAGCTCCAGCGCCAGGACGACGATGCCCTGCACGGCTGCCACGGAGCCGTACTCGGCAACCGACAGCCCGCGATCCAGGGGCAGCAGCGCCGCGACCGGGACGATGAGGCCGGTCGACGACCAGCGGATCGCGGCCAGCAGCCAGAACCGGGTACGGACGCTCACGCCGGGGTGTCCGGCCTCGGCAGCGTGAGGAGGTGGACGACCACGTCCTCGGACCCCTTCCGGCCCCAGTAGCGCGTCACGACCTCGTGCAGATCGTCCAGCAGCGCCCGGAGGTCGTCGGGGTCGAGCTGGAGGCGGTAGTCGTTGTGCCCGATGCCCGGCCGCGGCTCGGTCCACGCCTCGAGCCCCTCGCGGAGGTAGTCCTCCTGCCGGCGGCGCACCGCGTCGACGTACTCCCGGCCGCCGTCGAGGTCGCCCAGGGCGGACGGGAACGTCGTGGCGTCCTGCAGGGCCTTCCACCGTCGTTCCCGCCCGGACGGCTGCTCGTCGTCGTCGCCGACGAACCCGAACCGCTCGAGCTGTCGCAGGTGGTACGACGTCGATCCGCTCGACTCGCCCAGCGCGCGTCCCAGCTCCGACGCCGTGGCGGGACCGTCGCCCCGGAGCCGGCCGAGCAGGGCCAGACGCAGCGGGTGGGACACGGCCTTGAGGGTCTCGAGGTCGTCGACGACCTTGGTGGTGAACGCCATGCCACCCACCGTAGGACTGCAAAGACTTCTTTGCAAACAATTCTTTGCGGTTTACGCGACCTGCCCCGCCAGCACGCAGTAGGAGAAGAACGCCACGCCGAGGACCATGCCGACGTGCCCGAGGATCGACAGGAACGGACCCCGGGCCCAGCTGTCGTCCTTGGCGTCCGCGGCGTGCCGCCCTCCCCCGGGCAGCCAGCGCGCCAGGATGAGCAGGCCGATGAGCGCCTCGACCGACCACAGGACGACAGCCAGCAGGCCGACGGGTTCGCTCGGCGAGGCGAGGTAGTACGCGCCGGAGGCGAGCATCCCCACACCCACGACCGTGTGCGCGTCGACCAGGCTGTCGGAGATCTGCGCTCGTCCGGCCTGGGCGTCGTTCGCCCGCAGCCGCAATCGGGTCAGCAGCACCACCACGGCCGCCAGGGCGACCAGCATCCACAGCACGTTCTCGATCTCCACCGTCGCATGGTGGCACAGGTCACACCCGGCGGGAACACCCTCTCTCCGCCACGGTGGTCGGAGGCGCCCGCCTAGGTGTCGTCGGAGATGTCGGCCACCTGCGCGTCGAGCACCCGGACGACATCCGCCGCGTCGGCCGTGATGGCGACGCCGGGAGCTCCGCCACCCAGCGAGATCCGACCCGTCACCGAGGCGTCGACGACGACCGGCCATGCCGTCAGGGAGCCGAACGGCGTGATCGTGCCCCGCTCGTAGCCGGTGGCGGCCAGCGCCCCGGCCGGGTCCGGCATCGACAGCCGGGACGTCCCGAGCACCGCGCGCAGCTTCGGCCACGAGAAGGTCCGGTCGCCCGGCACCAGTACCAGCACGAAGTCGTCGTCGGCCCGTCGCACGACCAGCGTCTTGACGATCTCGCGCGGCTCCACCCCACGGGCGGCGGCGGCCTCGGCGAGAGACGCGACCGGGCCGTGCCGGGTGACCTCGTACGCGATCCCGGTGGCCTCCACGGCCGCGACGGCTCGTTCCTCGCTCACGCCCCGAGCGTAGCGCCGTCGACGGACCGCACGCCGCGGATCCCCGCCGCCGGATAGCCTGAGGGCATGACCGTCACCCTGCGCGACGACGACCTCTCTCTCGTGCCCACCACGGGCTCCGACGAGTTCACCGGCTTCGCGATCGTCCTGGCCGATGAGCGTCGCGGCACGGTCGCCCTCCGCTCCGAGGGCAGGAGCATCGCGTCGATCCGGTGGAACTCCAGCCTCGAGCAGCCGTTCGCGGTGGCCCGCGCACTGCGGCTCGCGATCGAGCACGCCTTCGCCGAGCTCGGCGTCGGCCGGGTCGAGGTGCGTCTGCCGCTCGACGCCACCGCGGACGTCCGCGCCGCATCCCTCAGCGGCCTGCGCCGCGAGGGCGTGATCCGCCTGCCCGGCGACGTCCCCGACGAGGTCCTCATGGCGCGGCTGGTCGACGACCCGCCCGCGTCCAGCAAGGAGGGCTTCACCGCGATCCTCAACGCCGGCCTGCCGACCAAGCGCGTGATCAGCCAGGGACTGCTGCGCGACGAGCAGGGCCGGGTGCTGCTGTGCGAGCTGACCTACAAGCGTGAGTGGGACCTTCCCGGCGGCGTCGTCGAGGTCGGCGAGCCGCCCGCCCTCGGGCTCGTGCGCGAGCTCCAGGAGGAGCTCGGCATCGAGGTCGAGGTCCGCAGCCTGCTCACGGTCAACTGGCTGCCGGCGTGGCGCGGCTGGGACGACGCGTGCATCTTCTTGTTCGACCTCGGCGTGGTCGACGGCGCGATCACCGAGGGCATGACCCTCCAGGCGTCCGAGATCAAGTCGGTCACCTGGTGCGACCCGGCGACCGTGCGCGAGCGGGCGACGGCCGCGGCGATCGAGCTGCTCGAGGCCGTCGACTCCGGCAGCCTGCCGACCTACCGCGAGGCCCCCAAGGCGGCCGAGTAGCCGTCAGGGACTCGCGGTGGTGCTGGCGTCCGCGCTCACGACCCCGCCGTACTGACCCAGCGCACGGGGCTTGCCTCCGCCGCCGGGCAGGTACAGCAGCACCTGGTGGTAGTAGTTGAGCTTGCCCGACCCCGCGATGCCCGACGCGAGGAAGGCCTGCTGCGGCGTGCCCTCGGGCCACGTGATCGTGAGCCCGTCCTCCACGTCGTACGTGTCGGAGCGCAGCAGCGTCACGAAGGCCAGCGCTCCCCCGTCGGTGGTCCGCAGCGCGTACCTCACGTCGTCGGCGGCCCAGGTCTGGGAGAACTTCACGCCCCGCAGCGAGCCGTTGGTCGCGGCCGTCGACCGCATCTGCTTGATGAACGAGTCGGACGCGATCCGGCGCGCCTCGGGGGCCTGGGGGTCGGCCAGGACCTTGGCGTACGCGGCGGCCGCGTCCTGCGCCGACATCGACATGCCCGCACCGTCCTGGGGCTTGACGGTGACCGGGGCGCCCGACCGCTGGCGGATGTCCGGCAGCTTCGTCCTGGCCAGCGTCTCGGGGCTCGCGCTGAGCAGCCACGGGTCGACCGAGGACCCCCGCTCGAAGATCTGCACCCGGTTCACCCCGGCGTCACGCTCGCGGACGACGGCGAAGAACCAGAGGGGGTATGCCGAGAAGCGTGGGGTCAGCACCTGCGTCACCTCGACCGCGGACGTGTCGGCAGCCTGCTTGGTGGCGAGGCGCTGCGACACCTCGAACGACCCGGTGTCGATCGCGAGCACCGGTCCGGTCTCGACGGTCGACAGCGGCTTGGCGTCCAGCAGCTCGATCGCGGTGTTGCGCACCTCGCGGTAGCGGTCGAAGACCTTGGTGACCTCGGCCTCGCGCGCCGCGGTCTTCTCGATCCGCGCCCCGTCCCGGTGGTGCGGGACGGCACAAGCGGCGAGCGCCAGGAAGCAGACCAGCGCGAGCCACCGGCGTGCGTGGTGCCTCATGCGTCCTCCTCCTCGTCCACGATCTCGAACTCCGCGAGCTCGTCCTCGCTCACCTCGTGCTCGACGCCGTCCTCGTCCACGTAGACGTACAGCACCTGCGCGGCAGCAACGGGTCTCGGGGCGGGCGCCGGTCCCGTCCGCTCCGGGGCGGGTGCGGGTTCCGGGTCGGGCCCGGGCTCGGGCTCGGGCCCCGCCGACGGGACGGGCTCCTCGTCCTCCTCGACGATCTCGAGGCCCTGCGCCTCCTCGGCCGAGATCTCGTGCTCGATCCCGTCGTCGTCGACGTACACGTAGACGACCTCCTCGACGACCTCGCCGTCCTGCGGATCGTCCTCGTCGTCGTCCTCCGGGCCGTTGCGGCGCACCAGGATGCCGAGCCAGGCGACTCCGAGGCCGAGCAGCAGCAGGGCCGCGCCCTTCGCGAAGCCGCCCTTGACGCCGTACGCGACGGTCACCTGCAGCCCGGACAGGTTCGACGAGCCGACGGAGAGAATCGCGAGCGAGACGGTCTGGTCCGGCAGCTGCGTGCTGATGCTGGCGCCGCCGAGGCCGGCCGAGCTCTCGATCCACCAGTCGAGCGCGGTGGGGGCGCCCGGCAGGTTCGGGTTGCCCTTCACCGCGCGGGTCGAGATCGTCCACGGGCGCTGGAAGTCGGTGATCTCCAGGCGCTTGGTCCGGCGGACGTAGTCCCGGACGTCGACCGAGTTCGCGAGGCCGACGAAGACCGGCTTGCGGACGGGGACCTCGGCGAGGACGTCGACCTGCACGTCGGCCCACCTGATGACGCGGGGCGTCGTGACGACGGCGGTGTCGTCGGTCTCGATCAGGTGGGGCCCGGTGGAGAACCGGCTGTCCGGGCCGAGCACGGCCATCACGGCGATGCCGAGGATCGTGAGGAGGACCCCGAGGACGGACAAGGCCCAGCCCCACCTCGCCCGCATCAGCACTCCCCTTCACGCCCCCCGGTGGGTGCGCCCTGACCCTACCGGTCCGGATCGCCGAAACAGGTCAGGTTGCAGCGTTCCCCGGCGGGTCGCGGACAGGCGGTCTCGGCGCGGTGGTGTGCCGCGTCGCGGCTGCGGCTCAGAACAGGGCGCTGGCGAGCGACCGCCGGGCCGTCATGACCACCGGATCCGCGATGCCGACGACCGTGAACAGCTCGAGCAGCCGCTCCCGGACCGTCTCGCGCTCGTCGCCGGACGTGCGCTTGACCAGGTCGATGAGGCGCAGGAACGCGTCCTCGACCTTGCCACCGCTGATGTCGAGGTCGGCGACCAGCATCTGCGCCTCGATGTCGTCGGGGTCGTCGGCGGCCGCCTTGCGAGCAGCCTGCAGGTCCGCGTTCTTGGTGCGCGACAGCCACTTGACCCGGGCCAGGCGCTCGGCGACCTCGACGTCGGCGGGGTACTGCACGCGGAGCTTCTCGTACTCCGCGACCGCGGTCTCGAAGTCGCTCGCCATGAAGGCCTCCTCCGCGGCGGCGAACCGCGGGTCCTCGGGCTCCTCCTCCGGCTCACCGTCGGCCGGGGCCGCGCCGACGGGCTGGGCGCGACCGGTCAGCCCGTTCTCGGCCGCGATGCGCACGAGCTCGTCGAAGTAGCGGCGCACCTCGGCCTCCTCGACCGTGCCCTGGAACAGCGGCACCGGCTGTCCCTTGACCAGGCCGGCGACGAACGGGACGCCCTGCACGTTGAGCGCCTGGGCGATCTGGGGACTGGCGTCGACGTCGACCCGCGCGAGCAGGATCTGGCCGGCGTACGAGTCCACGACCCGGCCGAGGACGTCGTTGAACGCCGCGCCCTGCGGGGCGCGCGAGGACCACAGGCCCAGGACCACGACGTACGACATCGAGGCCTCGAGCGCGACGGACTGGAACGTGCGCTCGTCGATGTCGACGACGTACGAGCCGGCCCCGCCCGACGCGCCGGACGACGCGGCCGCGGGACGGTTGGCGGGTTGCTTCAGCGCTGACAGATCGATGGCACCGGGACGCGAGAAGTTCATGCCCCCATCATAGGAAGGTTGTCGCGAAGCGGTCAGTTGCCGTCCATCAGGCGCTGCTCCATGGTCTTGCCCCGGAGGCCGGACCGCTGGATCACGCGCTGGATGGTCAGGTCGCGCGCGTCGGGGTCGCCGATGAACCGGATGTGCCGCAGTCCCTGCGCCTGGGCCGCGGACTCGAAGATGAAGTGGCCGTACCCGACCAGGCGGCCCAGCAGCGGCTTCTCGACCGTGATGTCCAGGATGCGCGTGATGGGCATCGTCGCGATGCGGACCGAGAACACACCGCTCATCCGGAAGACCCGCATGTTGGTGATGACGAAGACGTCGCGGTGCTCGCGCGCCGTCAGGTACAGGGCGTGGAGGGTCAGCCCGAGGAACACGACGATGAAGAACCAGCCCAGGGAGATCGGCCCGACGAAGGCCAGCACGAGGATCAGCGCGGCGGCGGCGGCCTCCGCGACGGGGCGCCAGAACACGATGTAGTGGTGGCGCACCAGGTCGATGACCATCTCGCCCTCGTCGGCGAGGAGGTGCCGGTCGACGTCCTGTTCGGGCAGGCGGTCCAGCAGTGCCCGGATCATCGCTGTCCTATTGGGTGAGCTCGTCGAAGAACACGCCCACCTGGCCGAAGGCGTCGACGATCGCCGCGCACGCATCGCTCACGGCGTCCGCGGCGCTGGCCGGCGTGTTCAGCAGGTAGTAGATGATGAACCCGACGACGAGTATCGCAATGACCTTCTTCAGCACGGCCCCATTGTGTCGACCTGTCGCCCGCGATCCCGGCAGGCGCGCCGGGGTCAGAGGCTCTCGACGAGCGTGTCCGCCGCGGCGAACGGGTCGGACTCGCCACCCAGGACCTGCTCGGCGAGGGCGTCCAGCCGCGCGTCGCCCGACAGGTGGGCGAACCGCGAGCGCACCTCGGTGAGGGCCAGCGCCTCGATCTCGCGGCGCGTGCGAGCGAGCCGGCGGCGGCGCAGCTCCCCGGAATCCGCCAGGTGGGCACGGTGCGCGAGGATCTCGTCGACGACCTCGGGGACCCCGTCGCCGGTCGTCGCCGTGGTCAGCAGGATCGGCGGCTTCCAGGCCCCGTCGACCCGGTCGGTCATCGAGATCACCGATCGCAGCTCGCGGCGGGTCGAGGCCGCACCGTCGCGATCGGCCTTGTTGACGACGAAGACGTCACCGATCTCGAGGATGCCTGCCTTCGCGGCCTGGATGCCGTCGCCCATGCCCGGGGCCAGCAGCACCACGGTGGTGTCCGCGAGTCCCGCGACCTCCACCTCGGACTGCCCCACCCCGACGGTCTCCACCAGCACGATGTCGCAGCCGGCGGCGTCCAGCACCCGCAGTGCCTGGGGTGCGGTCGCGGAGAGGCCGCCGAGGTGTCCGCGGCTGGCCATCGACCGGATGTAGACGCCCTCGTCGAGGGCGTGGTCCTGCATGCGGACCCGGTCCCCCAGGAGCGCGCCGCCGGAGAACGGGGAGGTCGGGTCCACCGCCAGCACGCCCACGCGATGACCCTGCTGGCGCAGCGCCGTGACGAGAGCGGACGTCGAGGTGGACTTCCCGACGCCGGGCGAGCCCGTGATGCCCACGATGTGCGCACCGCCGACCAAGGGCGAGAGTGCGGCACTGACCTCCCTCAGCGAGGGCGATCGGTCCTCCACCAACGAGATCAGCCGCGCCACGGCCCGGGGCTGGCCGTCCCGGGCCTGCTGCACCAGGTCGGCCACGGGCGTGGCGCGGCTGCTCGTCGTCACTGCGGGAGGACTACTTCTTCGGGACGCGGATGATCAGCGCGTCGCCCTGACCGCCGCCGCCGCACAGTCCCGCGGCGCCGACGCCGCCACCACGGCGTCCCAGCTCGAGCGCCAGGTGCAGCACCAGGCGGGCGCCGCTCGCGCCGATCGGGTGGCCGAGCGCGATCGCGCCGCCGTTGACGTTCACGATGTCCTCGTCGATGCCCAGCTCGGAGGTGGAGGCGATGCCGACGGCGGCGAACGCCTCGTTGATCTCCACCAGGTCCAGGTCGGTGGGCGCGATGCCCTCCTTCGCGCAGGCCTGGGCGATGGCCCGCGACGGCTGGCTCTGCAGGCTGGAGTCCGGACCGGCCACGACGCCGGCGGCGCCGATCTCGGCGATCCACGACAGCCCGAGCTCCTCGGCCTTGGCCTTGCTCATGACGACGACGGCTGCGGCGCCGTCGGAGATCTGGCTGGCCGAGCCGGCCGTGATCGTGCCGTTCTTGTCGAACGCGGGGCGCAGCCGGCCGAGCGACTCGGTCGTCGTGTCGCCACGGACGCCCTCGTCGGTCGACACCACGATCGGGTCACCCTTGCGGGTGGGGATCTCGACCGGGACGATCTCGTCGTCGAAGATGCCGTTCTTCTGCGCGAGCGCTGCCTTCTGGTGCGAGGCGGCGCTGAACGCGTCCTGCTGCTCGCGGCTGAACTGCTGCTTCTCGGCGTTGATCTGCTCCGTGAGCCCGCCCATGGCCTGGTCGGTCATGGCGTCCCACAGGCCGTCAGCGGCCATGTGGTCGACGAGCTGGGTGTCGCCGTACTTGGTGCCCTCGCGCGAGCCCAGCAACATGTGGGGAGCCTGGGTCATCGACTCCTGCCCGCCCGCGACGATGATCTCGTGCTCGCCGGCGCGGATCAGCTGATCGGCCATCGCGATCGCGTTGATGCCCGAGAGGCACACCTTGTTGATCGTCAGGGCCGGGACGTTGAGCGGGATGCCGCCCTTGTGCGCGGCCTGACGCGCCGGGACCTGGCCCGCGCCGGCCTGCAGCACCTGGCCCATGATCACGTAGTCGACCTGGTCACCGCTGACGCCCGCGCGCTCCAGCGCGCCCTTGATCGCCAGACCGCCGAGATCGGAGCCGGACAGGGTCTTGAAACCGCCCAGGAGGCGGCCGATGGGGGTGCGTGCACCGGCGACGATGACGGACTGGGTCATGGAGGAGCTCCTTCGAGGACAGTCTCTTGTAGACGGTAGTCACACTTTACGCACTGGTAACCCGCACGCGACCGCGATGTGCGCTGGATCACCTCTCGCCCCGCGAGGACGTGCCATACGCTCGTGGGATGACGACCCCGTTGGTCCCCGACCACCTGCTCCTGACCATCGACCACGTCGGCATCGCCGTGCCCGACCTCGACGACGCGCTCGAGTTCTACGCGACCACGTTCGGCCTGCATTCGGTCCACGAGGAGGTCAACGAGGAGCAGGGCGTCCGCGAGGCGATGCTCGCCGTCGGTGACTCCGACACCCGCATCCAGCTGCTCGCGCCGCTGAGCGAGGAGTCCACGATCGCCAAGTTCATCGCGCGCAACGGCCAGGGCATCCAGCAGCTCGCGTACCGCGTGGCCGACATCGAGGCCGTCTCGGCGATCCTGCGCGAGCGCGGCGTCCGTCTGCTCTACGACGCGCCCAAGCGCGGCACCTCGGACTCGCGGGTCAACTTCGTCCACCCGAAGGACGCCGGTGGCGTCCTGGTCGAGCTGGTGGAGCCGGCTCCCAGCGCGTCGCACTGAGTCTTGGATCACAGACGCGAACGGGTGACGCCTCAGGTTACGTCTCGGTAACATCGCCGGAACCAACCTGGAGGTTCACCCGTGCAGCAGATCCTTGATGCCATCCTCGCCGGCGACACCGCCCCCGAGGACTTCGCATCCATTGCCCTTCCCGAGACCTACAAGGCCATCACCGTCCACAAGGACGAGGTGGACATGTTCGAGGGCCTCGCGAGTCGCGACAAGGACCCGCGCAAGAGCCTGCACCTGGACGACGTCCCGATCCCGGAGCTCGCCCCGGGCGAGGCGCTGGTCGCGGTCATGGCCAGCGCGATCAACTACAACACCGTGTGGACCTCGATCTTCGAGCCGGTCTCGACCTTCGGCTTCCTCGAGCGCTACGGCCGCCTGTCGGAGTACACCAAGCGCCACGACCTGCCGTACCACGTGGTCGGCTCGGACCTGGCCGGCGTCGTCCTGCGCACCGGGCCCGGCGTCAACCTGTGGAAGCCGGGCCACGAGGTCGTCGCGCACTGCCTGTCGGTGGAGCTCGAGAGCCCCGACGGCCACGACGACACGATGATGGACCCGCAGCAGCGCATCTGGGGCTTCGAGACCAACTTCGGCGGCCTCGCGCACCTCGCGATCGTCAAGGCCAACCAGCTCATGCCCAAGCCCGACCACCTGTCGTGGGAGGAGGCGGCGAGCCCGGGCCTGGTGAACTCCACGGCGTACCGCCAGCTCGTGTCCAAGAACGGCGCCAACATGAAGCAGGGCGACGTCGTCCTGATCTGGGGCGCCTCGGGCGGTCTGGGCTCGTACGCGACCCAGATGGCGCTCAACGGTGGAGCCATCCCGGTGTGCGTGGTGTCCTCCCCCGAGAAGGCCGCGATCGCCCGCTCGCTGGGTGCCGAGCACGTCATCGACCGCTCTGCCGAGGGCTACGCGTTCTGGAAGGACGAGCACAACCAGGACCCCTCGGAGTGGAAGCGCTTCGGCAAGAAGATCCGTGAGCTCACCGGCGGCGAGGATCCCGACATCGTCTTCGAGCACCCGGGACGCGAGACGTTCGGCGCCTCGGTCTACGTGGCGCGCAAGGGCGGAACGATCATCACGTGCGCGTCCACCTCGGGCTACATGCACCAGTACGACAACCGCTACCTCTGGATGAACCTCAAGAACATCAAGAGCTCGCACTTCGCGAACTACCGCGAGGCATGGGAGGCGAACCGGCTCATCGAGAAGGGCCTCATCCACCCCACCGTCTCGAAGGTCTACGCCCTCGAGGACACGGGCCAGGCCGCGCTCGACGTGCACCACAACAAGCACCAGGGCAAGGTCGGCGTGCTGTGCCTGGCGCCCGAGGAGGGACTCGGCGTCCGCAACGCGGAGAAGCGCGCTCTCCACATCGACGGCATCAACCGATTCCGCGGTGTCTGAGACCTGCTGAGAGACCCCTAAGACGCGGGGGCACGACCGGCGACGGTCGTGCCCCCGCGCTGTTGCGGCGGGTACGATGGAGTGCACCACCCGACTCCGCCACGAATGGGATCAGCATGTCCGACCAGCCCGGATTGTCCATCTTCGACGCTGCCGACCGGTCGGCTGACGTCTCGTTCCCGGTGGCCCGCCGGGGTGGATATGACACCGATGCGGTCGATGCGTGGGTGCGCACCCAGTCGGCCGAGCTGCAACGGGCGGCCGAGAGCCTTCGGGCCGTGCAGGCCGAGAACGACAGCCTGCTCGAGCTCGTCGAGGAGCTCCGCGAGCGCGTCGAGGCCCTCGACACGCCCAGCTACACCGGCCTGGGCAACCACGCCGCACAGCTGCTGGGCCTGGCCGAGCAGGAGGCCGCCGACGTCCGCAGCCGCGCCACCAGCGAGGCCGACGAGCTCGTCGCGAAGGCCGAGGAGGAGGCCGCGATGATCCGGGCCACGGCCCACCACGACGCCGAGCAGATGCGCGCCCAGGCCATCGTCGAGCTCGAGGAGAAGCGCAAGCAGCTGCTCGAGGACGCCGAGGCGATGCGCGCCGACGCCCTCGCGCACAGCGAGGACCTGCACGCCCAGGCCGAGCGGGAGATCGCCCAGCTCAAGCTCGCCGCCGAGCAGGACGCCCAGAACATGCGCCTCGGCGCCACCCGCGACGTCGAGCAGGCCCGCGCGGCCGCCGACCGCGAGGTCACCGAGGCCCGCCGCGTGCTCGCCGTGGAGAAGGAGCGCCTCGCCCGTGAGGCCGCCGAGAACCACGCGTCGGCCACCGACCAGACCGCGAAGCTCGTCAAGGACGCGGAGACCCGGGCGACGGCTGCGGAGGCGCGCGCCCGCGAGGTCATGGCGCAGGCGTCCAAGGCCCGCGACGCGGCCAGCGCCGAGGCAGCGCGCCTGATGGACGGCGCGAAGACGGAGGCGGCCCAGCTCGTCGCCAGTGCCAACGCCGAGGCCCAGAAGATCCGGGCCACCGCCACGACCGAGGCCGAGCGCCAGACCCGGACCCTGCGCTCGGAGGTCGAGGAGCTGCAGCGCCGGCGCGAGGGCATCATGGCCCAGATGGGACAGCTGCGGGACATCGTCTCGTCGTTCGCCCCGACGACCGCACCGGCCGAGTCGGAGCCGGAGGTCGACGACATCGACGAGGTGGACGAGGTCGAGCCCGCCGCGGAGCGGGACGCCAGCTAGTCGGTCCGGGCGCGCCGGTCAGTCGGTCGGTGCGTCCGGCGCGCTGAGCGCCGCCACGGTGCGATCGGCGTACGCCGAGGAGTCCGCCCGTTCCATCGGGCCGTCCCACGTGGAGGGCAGGGGCAGCGACACCCCGGGCGCCAGCTTGCGGGTGATCTCGTCGAGCGCGCGCTCGGAGTCGCCGACCCACAGGTGCTTGGCGCCGTCGACGCCGACCACCTCGGCCTGCGGG
Above is a genomic segment from Aeromicrobium chenweiae containing:
- a CDS encoding acetyl-CoA C-acetyltransferase — translated: MTQSVIVAGARTPIGRLLGGFKTLSGSDLGGLAIKGALERAGVSGDQVDYVIMGQVLQAGAGQVPARQAAHKGGIPLNVPALTINKVCLSGINAIAMADQLIRAGEHEIIVAGGQESMTQAPHMLLGSREGTKYGDTQLVDHMAADGLWDAMTDQAMGGLTEQINAEKQQFSREQQDAFSAASHQKAALAQKNGIFDDEIVPVEIPTRKGDPIVVSTDEGVRGDTTTESLGRLRPAFDKNGTITAGSASQISDGAAAVVVMSKAKAEELGLSWIAEIGAAGVVAGPDSSLQSQPSRAIAQACAKEGIAPTDLDLVEINEAFAAVGIASTSELGIDEDIVNVNGGAIALGHPIGASGARLVLHLALELGRRGGGVGAAGLCGGGGQGDALIIRVPKK
- a CDS encoding winged helix-turn-helix domain-containing protein — protein: MAFTTKVVDDLETLKAVSHPLRLALLGRLRGDGPATASELGRALGESSGSTSYHLRQLERFGFVGDDDEQPSGRERRWKALQDATTFPSALGDLDGGREYVDAVRRRQEDYLREGLEAWTEPRPGIGHNDYRLQLDPDDLRALLDDLHEVVTRYWGRKGSEDVVVHLLTLPRPDTPA
- the mce gene encoding methylmalonyl-CoA epimerase, with the protein product MTTPLVPDHLLLTIDHVGIAVPDLDDALEFYATTFGLHSVHEEVNEEQGVREAMLAVGDSDTRIQLLAPLSEESTIAKFIARNGQGIQQLAYRVADIEAVSAILRERGVRLLYDAPKRGTSDSRVNFVHPKDAGGVLVELVEPAPSASH
- a CDS encoding PH domain-containing protein, translating into MIRALLDRLPEQDVDRHLLADEGEMVIDLVRHHYIVFWRPVAEAAAAALILVLAFVGPISLGWFFIVVFLGLTLHALYLTAREHRDVFVITNMRVFRMSGVFSVRIATMPITRILDITVEKPLLGRLVGYGHFIFESAAQAQGLRHIRFIGDPDARDLTIQRVIQRSGLRGKTMEQRLMDGN
- a CDS encoding NUDIX hydrolase, producing MTVTLRDDDLSLVPTTGSDEFTGFAIVLADERRGTVALRSEGRSIASIRWNSSLEQPFAVARALRLAIEHAFAELGVGRVEVRLPLDATADVRAASLSGLRREGVIRLPGDVPDEVLMARLVDDPPASSKEGFTAILNAGLPTKRVISQGLLRDEQGRVLLCELTYKREWDLPGGVVEVGEPPALGLVRELQEELGIEVEVRSLLTVNWLPAWRGWDDACIFLFDLGVVDGAITEGMTLQASEIKSVTWCDPATVRERATAAAIELLEAVDSGSLPTYREAPKAAE
- the meaB gene encoding methylmalonyl Co-A mutase-associated GTPase MeaB; protein product: MTTSSRATPVADLVQQARDGQPRAVARLISLVEDRSPSLREVSAALSPLVGGAHIVGITGSPGVGKSTSTSALVTALRQQGHRVGVLAVDPTSPFSGGALLGDRVRMQDHALDEGVYIRSMASRGHLGGLSATAPQALRVLDAAGCDIVLVETVGVGQSEVEVAGLADTTVVLLAPGMGDGIQAAKAGILEIGDVFVVNKADRDGAASTRRELRSVISMTDRVDGAWKPPILLTTATTGDGVPEVVDEILAHRAHLADSGELRRRRLARTRREIEALALTEVRSRFAHLSGDARLDALAEQVLGGESDPFAAADTLVESL
- a CDS encoding aminoacyl-tRNA deacylase produces the protein MSEERAVAAVEATGIAYEVTRHGPVASLAEAAAARGVEPREIVKTLVVRRADDDFVLVLVPGDRTFSWPKLRAVLGTSRLSMPDPAGALAATGYERGTITPFGSLTAWPVVVDASVTGRISLGGGAPGVAITADAADVVRVLDAQVADISDDT
- a CDS encoding tetratricopeptide repeat protein, which produces MNFSRPGAIDLSALKQPANRPAAASSGASGGAGSYVVDIDERTFQSVALEASMSYVVVLGLWSSRAPQGAAFNDVLGRVVDSYAGQILLARVDVDASPQIAQALNVQGVPFVAGLVKGQPVPLFQGTVEEAEVRRYFDELVRIAAENGLTGRAQPVGAAPADGEPEEEPEDPRFAAAEEAFMASDFETAVAEYEKLRVQYPADVEVAERLARVKWLSRTKNADLQAARKAAADDPDDIEAQMLVADLDISGGKVEDAFLRLIDLVKRTSGDERETVRERLLELFTVVGIADPVVMTARRSLASALF
- the ccrA gene encoding crotonyl-CoA carboxylase/reductase translates to MQQILDAILAGDTAPEDFASIALPETYKAITVHKDEVDMFEGLASRDKDPRKSLHLDDVPIPELAPGEALVAVMASAINYNTVWTSIFEPVSTFGFLERYGRLSEYTKRHDLPYHVVGSDLAGVVLRTGPGVNLWKPGHEVVAHCLSVELESPDGHDDTMMDPQQRIWGFETNFGGLAHLAIVKANQLMPKPDHLSWEEAASPGLVNSTAYRQLVSKNGANMKQGDVVLIWGASGGLGSYATQMALNGGAIPVCVVSSPEKAAIARSLGAEHVIDRSAEGYAFWKDEHNQDPSEWKRFGKKIRELTGGEDPDIVFEHPGRETFGASVYVARKGGTIITCASTSGYMHQYDNRYLWMNLKNIKSSHFANYREAWEANRLIEKGLIHPTVSKVYALEDTGQAALDVHHNKHQGKVGVLCLAPEEGLGVRNAEKRALHIDGINRFRGV
- a CDS encoding DivIVA domain-containing protein: MSDQPGLSIFDAADRSADVSFPVARRGGYDTDAVDAWVRTQSAELQRAAESLRAVQAENDSLLELVEELRERVEALDTPSYTGLGNHAAQLLGLAEQEAADVRSRATSEADELVAKAEEEAAMIRATAHHDAEQMRAQAIVELEEKRKQLLEDAEAMRADALAHSEDLHAQAEREIAQLKLAAEQDAQNMRLGATRDVEQARAAADREVTEARRVLAVEKERLAREAAENHASATDQTAKLVKDAETRATAAEARAREVMAQASKARDAASAEAARLMDGAKTEAAQLVASANAEAQKIRATATTEAERQTRTLRSEVEELQRRREGIMAQMGQLRDIVSSFAPTTAPAESEPEVDDIDEVDEVEPAAERDAS